The sequence below is a genomic window from Lolium perenne isolate Kyuss_39 chromosome 7, Kyuss_2.0, whole genome shotgun sequence.
CGACAATCTGCCGTTGGACTTTGTAATCTTACGTTGATTTTATTGTCAAAATTAGGCTCTGAAGCCGTGTCAGTGTGTTTGACGTAAATTGGACCGACATGTTTGCAGTAGTAAAACTTATCATCTGATTTTGACATTGGCCGGCTGAATGCTCACGGGTGTTTGTACGTTGCTCCCAGGAATCGTTTTGCTGCGACTAGCTAGTGTGAAACTAGGCTTGATCATTTTTATAGCTCTTCTCACCTGATAGCCGGCCAATTAGAATATACGCAATTTGCATGAATTTGACACTCTTTTCGCTCAACATATCAATTTGTGATGCGATCTTACAACATGTCACGTCAGTAAGCAAAATCAATAATGGCCCCAAAGACCCCAGAAAAGACAAATCATATCTGGCCATGGATGAACACCACTAGTCCCCTATAAATACCCTCCAAATCTCTTCCATATGCACCACACCCACACAACTACAGCTCCATCACCTGTCCTATCGCTAACTAGCTACTCACGCGCGTAGTCTAGATCGAGCAATGGCGGCATCCAAGACAAGCATGATCGTGGCGGTGGTGGTCGTGGCCGCGCTGTGCCTGGGCGGCGTGCGGCCGGCAGAGGCGTGTAACGGCCACCCGTGCCCCTCTCCGGCGGGACACTGCCCGGTGAACGCGGTGAAGCTGGCGGTGTGCGCCGACGTGCTGGACGGGCTGATCCACGTGGTGCTGGGGCCGCAGCCGGCCAAGCAGCCCTGCTGCTCCCTCATCTCCGGCCTCGTCGACCTGGACGCCGCCGCCTGCGTTTGCCTCGCCATCAACGCAAACGTCCTCGGCATCAACCTCGACATCGATGTCGACCTCACGCTGCTGCTAAACTACTGCGGCTGCAAGGTGCCCAAGGGCTTCACCTGCGCCTGATCAGTCAGTCATCAAGCAGCCTACCAAGCTAGTGTACCCTCTATTGTTCATACAGTACGTATCTACGTACGTATACCCCCTGTGTTAATTTCGAGGTTGTGTGTGTCGCTGCGTGCGTTGTAAAAGCGACATTTTCCTGGAATAAAAAGGTCTACGTTCAGCGTGTTTCTCTTTTTCGTTTTGCAAATGATGTTGAGGCGATTCAAGAAAACCAATCTAGAGTTTCTTCCTTAGCACCGGCGACATCCCTAGTCCGCCCTACCTTTCAGTGGCCTTGGGGATTTGGACGTGCGGCAGACCACAACCTCTCGCTGGTGGAGGTTTCAATTGTTCTTTTTTTTTGTAGTGAAAAAACTTCCTACCCGGCGTCTCCCAACCCTAGGCTACACGGGGGCAACCCGCACCGCCGGCCTCGAGCCCCTCCCACCCTCGGCCCCCTCTCCTCCGCCGCTGGCAGAAGTCCCGTTGGGTAAAGTTTGGGCGGTGACGGGGCCTCACCCTTGCGCGACGGATGTCCCGCAACGAAGTGTTGCGGGGCTCCGGCTACGGCCGCATCTCGTCAATGACAATGGATGTGATGCTATCCTTCGCGTTGGAGGCATCCATGCGGTGACGGACTGGAACTCGACGCTCGCTCGCGTGCCAGATATAGATCCACCGTTGCAGGCAGACTCGTTGTCGCGTGTAGGTGTCGGTTGCTCGGCATCGTGGTGGTGTCGGCGGCCGGCCGGGTGGCGGCGGGTTGGATTCTCGACATCCTGCCCCCGTGACGGCTGTGGTGAGACAGTGGTCGGCACCTCCTGCTCTGATGACGACAGAGATCACCTCTTGACGGCGAGAAGGCCCAAAGGCGGATCCTTGCTCCGCATATCCGACGGGCTTGGGGTTGACGACAGTGCCGGGTAGAAATCCCTTCATAAGCTGATGACGGCGACGCCCACGGGCTCCTTCACCTTGTTGGAGGCGACGTCATGGCTCTGCCTGTTCTTCCCTCCCTAGAGCACCAGGGGAAACCTTGATTCGGTCTTCGAACCAGGCGGTGTTAGCGGGGCTGTgtcgtttccttcttggaggtgtAGCCTAGGTGGTTCGGGGAGTCCTCGGTGCACCAGTTCGAGTCATTGGTGGTTGACAGAGCATGGGCTTTCGAGGCGCTATGTACACCATTGCTGCACTTCTCGTTCAATGCCTACTTTTGTCTAGTTCAGCCTCGTTGTTAACTCGCCGAATCTAGGCACTTATGGGCGGGCGGGGCATTGGCATGTACCATCCTGGAGTTGAAGTCGCCCCCTCCCCTCGAAGTTCCCTTTGTTGGTCGTGACGCGTCCTAGTAGCTTAGTGCATCGCCTCCTCGAGACCGTGCAAAGCGAGTTTGTCTTCCGCCTGGTGTGGGTTGTGTTGTAAACCATGTGAGCCATGTTTGTATCGTGTAGCCATTATTTGCCGCTTTTCATCCATCTTGGCCTCTTCTTCTATGATATATGATACACCTTCCAGGGTGTAGTCTCGAAAAAAGGTATTTGCAGTGTCTTGTTTTGGGCGGTGAGGTGGCGGCTACGCTCCAAAGTTAGAATAAGGTCCTTCCATTGCCTTATCCTCATTCCGGTAGTGCGCCTAGCACTGGAGGAGGACGTGTGGAGTTGTCTtctcgttggatctcctttgatcCGTTTGGTGTTCGTGTTAGTTGGTGTGGTTGCAAGCGTGACCATTCTGACTTATGATTCTTTTCTTTAGGCCATGGTTGTTGCTTTGCTACACTAGCTTTTTGAGGTTTAAGCACGATGACTTTTCGTCTGTCTATTACAGCAAGCTCTACTACGATAAGCTTTGCTTTGCTCTAGTAAGGAAGGTGTGAGGATGGTGGTGTGACTTCGGCTCGCTCTAGTGCTTGTAGTGTTCAGTAGGTGATGTAAGAATCTATTTGTAATTATTATACTTTTAGAGCTCTTTTCTGGTGCTTCTctggttgatgattattaatagatgcaaggaTATTTTACAAAAAAAACATGTAGTACTACTTCTGCTCCAATAAAAAGCGACATTCTCCTCTAATAGAAAGATATACAGTATATTTTTTACCGGTAAATAGGAACTTTGTTGAGCTTGATGAGTTACATGTAACATGTCTATTGCGGTCTAGATCCTGAAGAATAGCTTCAGGTCTAGAACCTAACCGTAGAGGCACAATTATCAGCACAACAATGTACTGTATTTGTAATTTGTATCTCGGCAATCTTCTTTATTCAGTCTTGGAATTGAAGCTTCATTATTCATGTGCGTTACATCTTTGCTATATCCCGAGCGCCTGACAATGTTCCCAGAGCGTCTCCGCCGACCGACGGAGCGTGCTTTCTTCGTCGGCGGTGAGCTCCAGCTCCGCCGCGACCCCGAGCACGCCGCCCCTGCCGAGCCTTGCCGGGAGGCTGAGGAAGACCTCGTGATCGTTGCCGGGGATGAACCCCTTGGCGAGCAGCGAGACCGGGTGGACGCGCCGCTGGTCGCGGAGGAGCGACCGGGCAAGGCTGGCCACCGAGTAGCCAATGGCCCACGACGCGTACCCCTTCAGCCCGATCACCTCGCGCGCGCCGCCCACCACGGCCCGACGAATCCCCTCCAGGGCCTCCTCATCGAaggacgaagacgacgacgcGTGGGTCTTCTGGAGGTAGCTCAGCACCGGCATGCCGCCGACGCTGATGCTCGACCACAGCGCCACCGCGGCGCCTCCATGCTCGCCGACCATATACGCATGCACGTCCTGCGCGCCCACGCCGAGGTGGTcggcgaggaggcggcggagCCTGGAGGAGTCGAggttcgtgccggagccgatcacaCGGCTCGCGGGGAAACCCGACAGCTTCCACGCCGCGTACGCGAGCACGTCCACGGGGTTCGACACGACGAGCAGCAGCGAGTCCGGCGACCCCTCCGCCAGCGCCGGCACGACCTCCCGCAGCACGGCCACGTTCTTGCGCAGCAACTCCACGCCACGGTGGCCCACTGGGCGCGCCCCGGGCAGCGTGACGATGATCAGGTCGGAGCCTCTGGTGAGCGCGAGGACGTCGGTGCCGGCGACGATGCGGACGCGCGGGAGGAACGCCGCGGCGTGCTGCAGGTCCAGCATCTCGCCGCGGACCCTGCCGGCGTCGGCGTCCACGAGGGCGATCTCGTCGGCGAGACCCTGCGTGAGGATCGTCTGCGCGATGGCCATGCCCACGTCTCCCGCGCCGATGACCGAGACCTTTGTTGTCCGCCGCCGGCGCTGGGTCCCTTCTCCATTGTCGCAGCCGGATGATGGCACCTGGCGGAAGAAGCCGGCGCCGAAGTTGACGTCGAAGCCGAGCTCGGACAGCGAGGACGCCTCCTTCTTCATGCTCATGGTGTGTGCTGTCGCTCGGGTTGTGTTgataattgggttagtcttgcatGCATGCTAGTTGTAGCTGATAGAGAGCCCTACTTATAGTCTTATACTAGTTGCTGGATGGATGCAACTCTCtgtctctccctctctttttctccCTCTTCTTTTTGTCTTTCTGAAAAGCTAACCTAGGAAGCAATTTATGTTGACCAAAATAAATATGTGACTTTACAATACCGTAGAAACTCCTGCCGGTTTTGACCCATGGTTCGTTCTTCATTGGAGAATAAAGGCAGTTGAGAGATGATAGTTGGTTGGGTGAGAGTGAGTGTTAGATCTTCCAGAGGAAAAAGTATCAGAAAGTTGGAGATCTGCTTATCGTGCATGCCCTTTTCCGTGCAAGTAGCCGTTTTCTTCTTATTTTTAGAAATATATAAGCTCATGCTATTCGAAAGTAGACATTTGCTGAACCCACAGATTTGTATGAACTCAGCGACCAATTCTAGGCATATTTTTTATGTTATTAGCAGCTGATTTGTGGATCTAAAAAAAAAGCTGATTTGTGTTTCGGTCTTGTTGTTTGGGTTGGTTGGTTTGACAGCTGACACCTTTTAAGGCTTTTCGAAAACTTGTACAAGTTTTCACTTTTAAGATATACGTTTTCCAAATAAGTTTTCACTACAACATTTTTTTGGAAAACTTGTACAAATGCATTCCCAAGATGTAAGAAAATGATTAGGATAATATTAACTAGTCCCATGGTGTCATGGTGGTAGTGATCCACAGCATCCGCCACCGTTGGATAATCTAGTACAACATGTATGGACGGTCGCACAGCTAAGTGTTGAATATAATTGTCTAGTCCTCTTTCATCAGATTGATCCTTTGGttgaactggctagagcatgtAATTTCACATGCTAGTATAAAAAAATGTAATTCCACATGGTATCTGGGCTACGAGGTCCTAAGTTTAAATCCTAGCCAGCGCAGTATTTAAAATAAATATTTGCGGACTCTCTAAAAAGAAATCGTTCAAGGATACACGTCTAAGACCCGTGCGAGATTTGTTTAGAAAAAAAAATCACCGGCATAGACTTGAGGAGAGGTGTTGAATACAATTGGCTAATCCTTGGTCTTTTGGTTAAACTGGTTAGAGCATACAATTTCAAACTAAATACATTAACAATTGCTTCTTATTGAGAAGTTTGTCAACCCATGCGGTCGCCAGGTACACTACAGTCGCAGAGGAGGCTGACGAAGTGGCAGGGTGCAACCTGCAAGGACACGTATGGAATTGAGACGTTCAGAATTTGAAAAGCTTTCAATGTGAACACATCGCAGCGGCTATGTCTACGTACAGCACCACAACAGCGACGTCTAAGTATGGCCTCGCAACCGCTATGTCTACGTATGACATCGCAACGGCTACGTCTACGAACGGCTACGTCTACGTATGGCCCTCCCAGTCATCCTTGATGCACTCCGCTGCGACGAACGAGGGCAGATACGGGTCCGGCTTGAGAACCTCGGCCGAGCTGCAGGAAGTGGAATAGTGGATAGCGCAGAGCAGGCCGGACGCGAAAACGGCCCCGGCACGGCGAGTACATGGACATGAAGAGCGGCGATTTTACAAGCGGAATTATATCCATTGTATGTTGTTgctttaagagcatctccagtcgtgtcGTTTAAAGCATCCCAAAAGCAATTTGGAGCGTCGGACAAAAAAACGGTTTCAGCCGTGTTTTCTGAAGCCCAATTTTATCTGGCAcgtcccgatacggtgtccggcgctccgtcccccatcccacaggggacgcaccggacaCGCCGGATAcagcgaaaagcgaggcgaagctaCGCGgagccgacgcgtcagcggctcggaaggctaaaacctcgtcgcctacctttggtcaagcgacgttaatggcgtccctgttttcccaggcgacgcactgacgcgtctcgtcgtgcatggccgcgtggccgtccgcgccggcgttattgcatgcaaccacccgctgccgccgctgtacattaagacgccctgcagttcgtCCCCCAATTTCTCACCGCTCCcaaaccttctcgtcgccgccgcctccccccttccagatcttctcctcgccgctccaaaaatgtcgagctcgtcctcccgcaagatcgccacggcgaacggcttcggcagcggcagcctaaccgtggcggaggcgtgggcgctgtaccacgcccgatatctagtcccgccggacatgcggctgccaagcagcggcggctggaagatggccgtgaacggcattggcgtcccgtcgccgccgaagccgggcacggaccaatggagggacgacatcaaggcccggcgggctcaactcaccgccgaggagcagttggatccgacgtgggcggccaaCAACAACGACGACTGGTGGAAGACAtacttcaaggcgaagtacgacgtcgagatgcacagcacccaCGGGGcgtttgaaagtgcatggagcccccatgtgtggttttggtaattaatgacaatccctatggactaatgtttgctttgagttatatttgtaggagttgtccataggcaattcttgaaccatatgttggcttcaaggttgcaataagaaaaaagtgatgaagtatatcaagtgtcaagtatgtcttgaagatgaagatgaagtgtgccctcaagttacttcaagatatcaacatgatgaagaatgaagaatgaagtgcaagttcaagatgagccaactcgaagagttcataagcttgaagcttgccatggagaaattgaagtgctagttcaagatgagccatctcgaagagatcctttgattgactcttgtcatacatatggtgatcatggatatgtgatgttgcgccgaagaagaagctctcccatggtggtttatgggggagcaatctacaagacttcgtcaagcaagcacaagcaagaaaggcgttccatcttgttgcggtcaagatcgtcatcatcgagctcaagtggaatgcgcaaggttaaggtttgctcttgatagggtttctttctcaccgatcccatggtgtagttggagaccggtttatagtttagttgctgttctatcaagagggctctcgagtgagtaactcgatcgtatcgttcggagagagctcaaacctttgcatccttgcatcatctttcttggttgttatttggatcttatccatgtgatgttttagagcttgtgtttactctcgtgacaagctctagttcatcgaaaacggattttgcatagatcaattgtcgcgttttcgagtttggtgattttctcggtttctcatgttgaggtattgcaccttgatacgtctccgacgtatcgataatttcttatgttccatgcttgttttatgacaatacctacatgttttgttcacactttatatcgttttgatgcgttttccggaactaacctattaacgagatgccgaagtgccagttgttgttttctgctgtttttgatttcagaaatcctacaaaggaaatattctcggaatcggacgaaattaattcccacgatcttataattccacgaagcttccagaaagtcaaagggggaccagaggggggccctgggggccccacacgacatggcggcgcggccaccagggggggcgcgcccccctactgtgtgggccccccgtggcccttccgactccgcctcttcgcctataagatgcctcgtgacctaaatcttcgacacgatcgacgaaacccgcaaaaacctttcagagccgctgccatcgcgaagccaagatctgggggacaggagtctctgttccggcacgccgccgggacggggaagtgcccctggaaggctcctccatcaacaccaccgccatcttcatcaccgctgatgtctcccatgaggagggagtagttctccatcgaggctaagggttgtaccggtagctatgtggttcatctctctccctatgtacttcaatacaataatctcatgagctgccttacatgattgagattcatatgatgatgattgtaatctagatgtcattatgctagtcaagtgggttttacttatgtgatctccggagactccttgtcccacgtgtgtaaaggtgacagtgtgtgcaccgtgtgggtctcttaggctatatttcacagaatacttattcactgttatgaatggcatagtgaagtgcttatttatatctctttatgattgcaatgtgttttgtatcacaatttatctgcatgctactctagtgatgttattaaagtagttttattcctcctgcacggtgtaatggtgacagtgtgtgcatccgtgttagtacttggcgtaggctatgattgtgatctcttgtagattatgaagttaactattgctatgatggtattgatgtgatctattcctcctttcgtagtgtgaaggtgacagtgtgcatgctatgttagtacttggtttggttatgttgatctgtcatgcactctaaggttatttaaatatgaacatcgaatatagtggagcttgttaactccggcattgagggttcgtgtaatcccacacagttagtggtgttcatcatccaacaagagggtgtagagtttagcatctatctatttattctgttatgtgatcaatgttgagagtgtccactagtgaaagtatgatccctaggccttgtttccaatactgttatcgctgcttgtttactgttttactgcatctgtactgtccgcaatattaccaccatcaaccacacgccagcaagcacttttctggcactgttactactgcttatatttattcataccacctgtatttcactatctcttcgccgaactagtgcacctattaggtgtattggggactgatacgtctccgacgtatcgataatttcttatgttccatgccacattattgatgttatctacatgttttatgcacactttatgtcatattcgtgcattttctggaactaacctattaacaagatgccgaagtgccgattctttgtttctgctgtttttggtttcagaaatcctagtaacgaaatattctcggaattggacgaaatcaacgcccagggtcctatttttccacgaagcttccagaagaccgaagaggagacgaagtggggccacgaggcgcccaaaccctagggcggcgcggcctgcccctggccgcgcggccctatggtgtgggccccccgtgccgcctcctgacctgcccttccgcctacttaaagcctccgtgacgaaacccccagtaccgagagccacgatacggaaaaccttactgagacgccgccaccgccgatcccatctcgggggatccaggagatcgcctccggcaccctgccggagaggggattcatctcccggaggactctacaccgccatggtcgcctccggagtgatgagtgagtagtctacccctggactatgggtccatagcagtagctagatggttgtcttctccccattgtgctatcattgttggatcttgtgagctgcctaacatgatcaagatcatctatctgtaattctatatgttgcgtttgttgggatccgatgaatagagaatacttgttatgttgattatcaaagttatatctacgtgttgtttatgatcttgcatgctttccgttactagtagatgctctggccaagtagatgcttgtaactccaagagggagtacttatgctcgatagtgggttcatgcctgcattgacacctgggatagtgacagaaagttctaaggttgtgttgtgctgttgccactagggataaaacattgatgctatgtctaaggatgtagttgttgattacattacgcaccatacttaatgcaattgtctgttgctttgcaacttaatactggaggggggtcggatgataacctgaaggtggactttttaggcatagatgcagttggatggcggtctatgtactttgtcgtaatgcccaattaaatctcactatactcatcatgatatgtatgtgcatggtcatgctctctttatttgtcaattgcccaactgtaatttgttcacccaacatgctgttcgtcttatgggagagacacctctaatgaactgtggaccccggtccaattctctttactgaaatacaatctactgcaatacttgttctactgttttctgcaaacaatcatcttccacacaatacggttaatcctttgttacagcaagccggtgagattgacaacctcactgtttcgttggggcaaagtactttggttgtgttgtgcaggttccacgttggcgccggaatccctggtgttgcgccgcactacatcccgccgccatcaaccttcaacgtgcttcttgactcctactggtccgattaaaccttggtttcttactgagggaaacttgccgctgtgcgcatcacaccttcctcttggggttcccaacggacgtgccaaccacacgcatcaagcaaatttctggcgccgttgccggggagatcaagacacgttgcaaggggagtctccacatcgcaatctctttactttgtttttgtcttgctttattttatttactactttgtttgctgcattatatcaaaatacaaaaaaattagttgctagttttactatatttactatcttgttctccatattaaaaacacaaaaaaaattagttacttgttttactttacttaatatcatgcatgtttttatttcactagttaagcataatggaaaacaacaaaaatatgagagatctttatgaactttatcttgaattaggacatgatgtgtttgaagagagaattaaaaaacccatggaactttatatgcatgttaatgggaatgttattactatgaatgctttgaacaccattgttgctaatgctatggaaaattctaagcttggggaagctggctctgatgagcatgatctttttagttccccaagcattgaggagaaaattttcttttatgattacaatatgcctcctatatatgatgatagccactttgttgaatttgctcccactacaactaataaaattgattatgcttatgtggagagtaataattttatgcatgagactcatgataagaatgctttatgtgatagttatattgttgagtttgcttatgataatactgaaagttattatgagagaggaaaatatggttgtagaaatcttcatgttactaaaatgcctctctatatgctgaaatttttgaagctacacttgttttatcttcctatgcttgtcactttgctcttcatgaacttgtttatttacaagattcctatgcataggaagcatgttagacttaaatgtgttttgaatttgccgcttgatgctctcttttgcttcaaatactacttcttgcgagtgcatcattaaaactgctgagcccatcttaatggctataaagaaagcacttcttgggagataacccatgtgttattttgctacagtactttgtttttattttgtgtcttggaagttgtttactactgtagcaacctctccttatcttagttttgtgttttgttgtgccaagttaagccgttgatagaaaagtaagtactagatttggattactgcgcagttccagatttctttgctgtcacgaatctgggcaaaatccctctgtaggtaactcagaaaattatgccaatttacgtgagtgatcctcagatatgtacgcaactttcattcaatttgagcattttcatttgagcaagtctggtgccattttaaaattcgtcaatacgaactgttctgttttgacagattctgccttttatttcgcattgcctcttttgctatgttggatgaatttctttgatccactaatgtccagtagcattatgcaatgtccagaagtgttaagaatgattgtgtcacctctgaatatgtcaatttatattgtgcactaaccctctaatgagttgtttcgagtttggtgtggaggaagttttcaaggatcaagagaggagtatgatgcaacatgatcaaggagagtgaaagctctaagcttggggatgcctcggtggttcacccctgcatatattaagaagactcaagcgtctaagcttggggatgcccaaggcatccccttcttcatcgacaacattatcaggttcctccctgaaactatatttttattccatcacatcttatgtgctttttcttggagcgtcggtttgtttttgttttttgttttgtttgaataaaatggatcctagcat
It includes:
- the LOC127317695 gene encoding lipid transfer protein EARLI 1, giving the protein MAASKTSMIVAVVVVAALCLGGVRPAEACNGHPCPSPAGHCPVNAVKLAVCADVLDGLIHVVLGPQPAKQPCCSLISGLVDLDAAACVCLAINANVLGINLDIDVDLTLLLNYCGCKVPKGFTCA
- the LOC127317694 gene encoding L-lactate dehydrogenase B-like, encoding MSMKKEASSLSELGFDVNFGAGFFRQVPSSGCDNGEGTQRRRRTTKVSVIGAGDVGMAIAQTILTQGLADEIALVDADAGRVRGEMLDLQHAAAFLPRVRIVAGTDVLALTRGSDLIIVTLPGARPVGHRGVELLRKNVAVLREVVPALAEGSPDSLLLVVSNPVDVLAYAAWKLSGFPASRVIGSGTNLDSSRLRRLLADHLGVGAQDVHAYMVGEHGGAAVALWSSISVGGMPVLSYLQKTHASSSSSFDEEALEGIRRAVVGGAREVIGLKGYASWAIGYSVASLARSLLRDQRRVHPVSLLAKGFIPGNDHEVFLSLPARLGRGGVLGVAAELELTADEESTLRRSAETLWEHCQALGI